The following is a genomic window from Sciurus carolinensis chromosome 3, mSciCar1.2, whole genome shotgun sequence.
CCTGAGCAGCTTGCTTCAGCTGGGGCTCTGCATGCTCTTCTCTGGGGGCAGCCCCAGGGCCTCCTGAGGGCCGGAGGCCTGGTCAGGCCAGGCGAGGTACAGCAAGGGCGACGCTGCCCCGGCACCTGGTCCTCCTGTCACTGCCCACACTGGCCGTGGCCTGGCACACCTGTCTTGGCACTGCCCGCTGCTCTGGAAACCCTCTCTGGGTCTGACTCCCTAAAGGCAGCTTCTCTGGGCCATGGCTGAGGACAGCTTTGGGGGTGTGGTTGGTGGGCAAGGTTGGATGGCTGCCCAGGCAGGCTGGCCCACTGTGTGTTGCTGCAGGGTGAAGACGGCCCTCGCAAGGAGGAGGAGGCTGTGAGCAGCCTCCAGAGACAGCGTGAGGTGGGTCCCAGGGCCCCTGGCGGGTCCTGCCTGAGCGGGGGGCACCCACCTGACGCTGGTGCCTGTCCCAGGCTGCCATGAAGCGGGCCGATCACCTGGAGGAGCTGCTGGAGCAGCGCCGGCGGCCACCCCCGACTGCCCAGTGAAGCCGCCTGCAGGGTGGAGACCGGCCGGAGGTGGCCAGGTCCTGTGGCTGGTGCTTGGGCCGAGTCCTGGCTCTGTGCGGGCTGGGGGCTGCACTCTGGCTGAGGCGCAGCCTGCTGCCCGGTCAGCCCTGTGCTCAGGATGCCGGGCAGGCTGCCTGTGGCTGTTTTACAGTAAAAGAGGTGGTTTTAGAGTCCTGTGTCACCTGCCTTGTTTTCTCTCCGGGCCGGGGACACtgcagaggccaggcctggctctgGCTCCTACCGTGCTCCCCGTCTCCCTCCTCGGCTGTCTAGACTGACCAGGAAATGGCACGTGCCCAGCAGCCCCTCTGCTCTCAGCACCCCCTGCTGCCCCTGTCTGTTCCCTGCCTTGCCCTGTGGCCCTAATCCTCAGCTCCGGTGCCCAACTCAGAGAATGGCCCTCTGTCCTCACCTGGCCTGCGGGAGGCTCCACCCATCTGGGTGCCTGAAGACCCTGGGTTGCTGTTGTGCCCCTCATGACTGGAAAGACCCCAGGGGAGCAGGCGGCCCTCTCCCGAGACCCAGCCCCTGTGAGCTGTGCCTGGAGCCCTCTGGAAACGGGGACTGGACAGGCGCCCGAGGAGGGCGGGCACTGccgagcctcaccctctgcagccTCTGCCTTGGCACATGAGCTCAGAGCCTGCTCAGTGCCCTTCACCCCGAGGGTTGCCAGCACAGACGGGAAGCCCTCATGGGCAGGCAGAGTCCTGAAGCGCGTGGAGGGAGATGGGGGTCTACTCAGCAGGCACCATCATCCAGGATCAGGCCTTGGTGTTGGGATGCTGCCCAACACTGTCCCAGCGTCGCCAGGGGGCCCACCACCCGAGCCTCACCCTCCTGCCTGCAGTTGGTGTGTAGGACCCCGGCAGCTTTTGTGCAGTGTGGTGCTGCTGGCTGTGGCTGGGGCTGCTCTGAGGGTCCCCCACTGAGGGCCCAGCCAGGCTCAGGACTCCTCTGTCCTGTACCACCTGTGACAGTCTGCGTCCTGGTCACTACTGGATACAAGCCACGTCTGCTCCTGGTCTAGCCCCTCCCAGAGAAGAACTTGGCTGGTCCCTGAGCTCAGGCTGGCTTGGAGGCTGTGTCTGGCAGAGGGTGCAGACTGCTGGGCCCCTCTGCTCACCATCTGCAGGACAGGGCTGCTGACCAGAAGGAAGATCCCGAGCCCTCAGGTGAGGCTGGAAAGTGCCCTTGACGAGGACACAGGCTGGAGGCAGATGTGAACTGGGAGGGAGCGCAAGTTGTCCGAGGGCCTGGACTCCTGGGGAGCGGGGCGGGAAGGGCTTGGAGGGGAGTCCACAGTCCGTCCGCGCACAGCTGCAGGGTCTGAGAGCAGTCTCAGACCAGCCCCCACACCTCACTCCACAGGACCGTCCTGGGGTCTCGGGGGGAACTGTCCTCAGCCTGCTGCCTGGGCCCTCCAGCTACTCCTCCTTCAGGCTGTGGGCCAAAGGTCAGGGCAGGGGCAGCAGAACTGCCACCCAGCAGGACGTGATATGTGGAGCTCCTGTGGGAAGGGGTCCCTGATGTGGTGGGGTGCCCGGAGTGGAAGAGTCTGTGATCATGGGCGAGGACGCCCAGAGTCGACCGGAGCCACCCTCGGTTCCTGGACTGTAGAGTGGGTGGTAAGTCTGGTCCCCCGGTGAGGGGGAGTGTTCCCAGGGGAGGAGGTCAGACCTGAGACCCTCAGATGGACTCTGCCTGGGGCTCGTTCACCCCGCCGGCCTCGCTGTGCTCGTGGGTCTTGTCTCCCCCACAGGGCTACTCCTGAGCCACCTTCCTTTGCGAGGTCCCAGCAGCCACAGCCATCTCTGTGCACTCAGGTCTTGTGGTGCCCACGTCCCCACAGGGTACAGACAGAAAACAAGGCACTTACTCAGAATTCCtgccctttatttccttccctctcttctttgaTCTGAACTTTCCATTCTTTATCTAAGTTCTGGAAAGAATACTTAGATCATTGATTGCCAGCCCTTTCCCCTTCAACTCAAGGCATTAGGACTATGAATTTCCCTCAGATTACAACTTGAGCTGCACCCACAGGGTTTGTGATGTTGCATTTTTGTTAACATTAggttccattttcttatttccatagtggtttctTTATATGGTGGACTATTTAGAACTGCAttgtttttcttagatttttgtttttgatttctaacTTACCTTCCCTGAGCATGTTCCCTATTATTTTAGTCCTTTCACTTTATTGAGACTTGCTTTATGGCCTAACTGTTAGTCATTTTTGGCAAATGCTacatctatatatttaaaaaagaacatgtgTTCTGCATCAGTTGGCTGCAGAGTGCTGTCTGCATCATCAGTATTCAGCCCATTCTGCTTCTGGAGGCTTCTGGAGTCCCACTGGTTACCCTGCAATGGTCTCTTGGTCCCGGAGAGTTGAACGCTGAGGTCCCCCACCTCAGTGTTTGTGCAACGTCTCTGTCTCATTCTAGTGGGTTCATTTATCCTTTGTGCATTTTGAGGCTCTATTAGAAGTACACACATTCAGAACAATGATGAGCCCCTGTGGTTGACCCTTTATCACTATGAGTCATTCCTCTGTGACCTTAAAGGTGCCTATATCTGATAGTAAAGCTTTCTCTCCTTGATGCCTGCATGgtgtctctttttaaatttgattttttttttttttttttttttggtggtgctgggattgaacccgggtCTTTGTGCATGTGaagaaagcactctaccatcagagatatatccccagcccactaaaaacatttttagacctttattttatctatgtattgttacgtggtgctgaggatcaaacctggtgCTTCTCACGTGCTAGGTGAAcgctccaccccagccctgcatgGTGTCTCTTTGCCCTTCCTTTTACTTTCAGACTCTGTATGGCCTTGTAGTTAAAACCAGCCGCAGACGGCGTGCAGACCAGTTTTGGCTGTGATTTGCTGACCCTCTGTTGCTGTGGTGGGCAGCTGGGGCGTGGGGCGAAGGACCCAGGTCTGTGAGGGCCGGCTGGGGACCCCACTGGAGCTGCCACCTGGGCACCTCCTTCCTGACTGATCCTGGACACCCAGGAGGCTGCCAGCCCTTGACAGTGTCCCTGGCCGGAAGGTGCCTGCCAGAACCTGTGCCCCTCCATGCCCACCTCCTGGGGCTCTCCTTTTCTGGGGTCTCACACCCCATGTCTCTGATGCTTCGTCTGCTCATACTGTCATAGTGTCTTAGAGGAGGGGCGGTGCCCTGGGGAAAGAGACCAAACCAAGGAGGGCGTGAGAGACTGGGGGTGAGTGGAATATGGAATGGTGGGCAGAAACCTCACTGGATGTGACATCCGAGGAAAACATTGAAGGAGAAGGGGGAGTTTATCATGTAGCTGAGGAGCATGCCAAGCTGAGGGAGcagctgtgcaaaggccctggggcagggtgTTCCTGTGGAGCACTAGAACAGGCCACCTGCTCCCCATGAGTGGTTCCAAGGTGACCCATGCTCCTGGTGCTCACTCTGCACAGCTGGATGACAGGACTGGAGGGGTGGGCAAGTGTGGGCAGGGCAGAGACTGAGGACTGGGCCCCAAGTCCCACCAGAGAGCTTGGGAGAGGACGGGGCTGTGGAGGGAAGGAGCACAAGGAGTGGGTGGGAGGCGGCAGCCCAGAGACCAGGGGAGGCAGGATGATGGAGAGTCAACTGCTGGAGGCTCTGGCCCTATAGGGAGGCCAGGGGCACCTACAGAGCACCCTGGGCAGAGGCGCGGTAGATATCCTCACACCCGTCCACGCATCTGCTGTGAACTGGGGGGGGTGGGGCCAGGAGGCCACCGGACAGGCCAGGGCACCAGAAGGCGGCCGTTCAGAAAGCACTGGGCTCACAGGGAGTGTAGGCCCAGGCAGCCCAGGGCTGGTGGGGGACCACCCCAAAGTCCCTGCGCAGAGAGTGGACGCCAGCCACGCCCTGCCCTCTTGCCCCGCCCTTATCCCGCCCCCAGGCCAGCCTGCCCCCCCCTCCTGCCCCGACATGGGCGGTGGCGCTCACAGACACGCGGGCGGCAGGCGGTGTTTGTCCACAGCGTGTTTCTCCCACCTCCCTGGCACAGGGCGTCCACCCTCATGGTCTCCTCCGAGAACGTCCGCTGGGGCACAGCCCACAGGGGCTGCTCACTGGCCCAGGGCTGCTCGTGGTGTTACTTCTTCCTCGGGATTTTCTCCTTCTTGATTAATTCAGAAAATTCTAGGGCAGGAAACCCATTCCTGGTAAACGCCCTGCCTTCGGATGCCCCAGGCTGCTGGCCCTCCGACCCCCAGCGGTGGGAGGCTTGCCCCTTCGTGAGGGCCCACAGTCTGGAGGGCACTCGAGCCCTGGTCCTGTGCCTGTGTGCCCCTCGGAGGTCACCAGTGGACCCTCGGCGAGCTCACAGTGGCCGGTCTGTGCCGAGGCCTCGGGAATTCCTGCTGGACCTTTCTGGGCAGCTGCCCTGAGTCCCATGCACACCCGGCCAGCTGCTCTGTGTCATGCTCAGGGCTGCCCTTTGCACTGAGGTCTGATGGTGGTCGGCCTCGGTGGGTGGGGACGGGGCCACAGCTGGACAGGGCATCTGGGCGCTGAGCCCACTGGCTCTTTCCTGGTGGCCACTTTGCCTGCCCTCTGCCCCAGCCCACGACTGGGGGTGAGTGGTGGCAGGAAGTCCAGCCCCAGGGCAGCCAGAGGCGAGGCAGCCTGTGGCCGCTACTTCCTCTCGGCTCCGCCCAGCCCACGCTGGCTCCGCCCGCCGCTGACCTTCCCAGGCCCACCCTGGACACGTCCCTGCTCGGCGAAACCCCCACCCACTCAGAAACCCCGTATTACTGTTGGGGTGCTGACAGACTTGGGGTGGGATGGCTGCTCAGTGCTGTGCCTGGACAGTGGTGTGCTGAGAACTGCCTGGACCTCACTGTGGGGCCAGCGGCCAGGGGGCGGGCCCTGGAGGGGTTCCCCGGCCCGTCCGTGCTGCCCCCACCTTCGTAGTCGATCCTCCCGTCCCCGTCCATGTCGGCCGCCTGGATCATGGCCTCGGCCTCCTCATCTGTCAGTGGGGCAGTGGGCATGCCGCTGGGGATGGTGGACAGGACGTACCTGGGTCGAGGGGGCTCGAGTCAGGCCAGCCGTGCTGAAGGTCACAGCTGCTCCCTGCCCACTTTacaggagaaactgaggccctggATGGGGTGCTTGGGCCCAGAACGCCCCGCCCTCTGGGTTTGGGTCTGGCACTGACCTGTGGCCCTGGCCAGTGGACCCCAGGGAGAACGCCAGGTCTGCTGGGTGCCTGGGGCCCCGGCTGCGCCTGGCCCGGGACtgcgccccctccccagcccagacCATTACTTGATCTCGTTCCACTCAATGAAGCCGCTCTTGTCCTTGTCCAGGGTCTGGAAGGCCTTGCGAATGGCGCTCTCCAGCTGTCCTGAGGCCTGGAACTGGCGCATGTACTCAAAGAACCTGAGGTAGTTGAAGGACCCTGGAACCAACCGGGCTGGGGTCAGCAGAGCCACCTGTGCATGGGGCTGGGCAGGTCATTTGGTGCACTGGGCCTGGCCCAGAGATGGGGTCAGCCAGGtccatttcctccctcccctgctcacCAGGGTCATGGTGTCCTGTGCCCATCAGCCCCAGGGGCACACATCAGATGTCCCCGCTAGGCCTGGGCCCAGGGACAGGGGCAGCTGTGTCCAGTTCCCCCTTCCCTGCCGGGCTGGGTCCAGAGCTGGCTATACCGTGGTGCCTCATGTCTGAGGGCAGGAGCTCTATGTCCTTGTCTGACAGAGACGTGCCCATGGCCAGCGCCACCTTCTTCATCTGGGAGGAGAAGTCCTCGTCCATCCTGTCCTGGGGTGGGTAGAGAGCAGCTGTGCACCccgcctgggcagcaggcaccaCAACTTGGGGTGTGGGAGTCCCCAGGCTTAGAAGAGGGGCAGTTGGTGGAGGAATCTGCTCAGGACTCAGGCCCCcacccctctgtgcctcagtttccccctgaGAAAGGCAGGATGGTCCCAGGGCAACTGCTCCTCGGGGGCAACCCTGAGCCCGTGTGGCCGAGCAGGTGCAGATATCACTGTCCCCACTTTGCGGGGCAAGTCAGGCGACCTGTGCCCCTCATGGCAGTGCCTTGTGACCTGCGGGCTCTCGGGTTGTTTCCCTGGGGGGTGTTGGGTTCCAGGATGCAAGTGGGAACAGCTATTTcagaggccagggctggaggCCAGCAGGTGTCCACGGCCCCTGGGCCCTCCTGAAAGTTCACGAGGTGATGGAGACTTCTGGAACACGTGGCCCCAGCAGGAGGGGCAGTGTGGCTGTCATGGCCTGGCCTGGGCTGGACAGTGGCCGGaggcccctctcctctcctcctgatAGGTCAAAGGTTGCAGCCCcaccctgggcctggggctgggggcacTGGGGCCGCCCCAGTCCTCTAACGGGGGAGGGAGGGTGTGGCCCGGGCTTCTGCACCTTCCGGTGGGCTTAGAACTGGGCCCCATCGTCACCTCAGTGGCCACCCCTGCAGCACAGCAGAGGCCCTGCCACCCCGGGTCCTGAGCGGGCTCCTGACTCCCTCGCCTGGCATCTCAGGGGTCCTGCTAGGGGCAAAGGGGCCCAGCCACATCCGAGGCCAGGCTGGCCAGGCCACAGGCCGATGTCCTGCCTAGACCTGTGCTGTTCGCCTGCCCCTTCCCACCGCACTGCTGTCAGAGTCCCCACCggcagggctgggagggggcCGTTTATTTATAGCCCCTGCGaccaggcctggggtggggttTGACCAGTCCCCAGAGGAAGGCCATGAAGTCCGGCCTGGCAGAGACTGCGAGGCCCAGGCAAGTGGGCCCAGTGCTCCTCTCAGGGCCTGGAGAggtccttcctcttctctccccacaGGCCTCCCCTTGCCTCTGACCTCCCGCCCTCCCCCACCAGAACTGACTGAGCTCCAAGGCCTGCCAGTGGCCGTGCCCCCAGTACCACTGCCAGCCTTTATGCCCAGTCACTCCACGCCACCCACATGGCCTTTCCTGGGGCAGGGGCCGCCACAGCCCCCAAGCCTCTGCCAAGGAGCCCAGGTTCAGGTGCCGGCGTGGGAGGGCTCCCTGGTGGCCAGGGGATAATGGGCACGGAGGGGTTCCATGAGGGGCTGGGTGAGGGGCCAGAGCCAGCTCAGGGCTCCTGCATCAGGAGGCCCTGGAGACCCTGCCCTGTGCACCCCAGGGCCCCAGGGTGGTGGGCCCATCAGCACCCACGCTGTCCCGGCTCACAGTCGCCCTTCCTGGGCACACGGAGACTCAGGCCCGCGTGGCTGTCTGTGGAGCAGGGCTCCCTGGGCGTGGGTGCTGTTGGCGCGACGAGCtgcccccttcctccttccctaccTCCCCTAGACTTTGTCTGAGGTCCTCCCAGATCCCAGGGCCCCTGTTTGCCCTGTGTATGAAGCCCAGGCCCAGTGCCCGCGGCTTCCCCGCCCGCAGGGCTTACCGCCTGCTTTCCTCGAGGGCCCTGGAGAGGCAGGTCAGGCCGTGTGTTGAATGGCTGCGGGGGCTTCAGGCTTTATACCTGGGACCTGCCCAGCCTGTTTACATCTTGTGGTTACAGCTGTCCCCTCACCCCTCCTGGGCACTCCAGCCTGGCACCGGCGGCCCCAAGGGGCTTGCTGGCACTTGGCGAGTCCATCCAGACTGGGCAGACGAGCCATGGGCAGCACCTGGCCTTGCCCgcatggtgtgggggaggggcaggcagacTGATGCAGGGCCAAGGGCCTCGCCCAAGGTCAcaggatggaacccagacctGGATCCTCTGCCACAGCCCTGTGCCCCAGGCACTGGAGCGCTGGGCCATGAGGCCCAAGAGAGGAGGCTGTGGCCACTGCCCAGCTGTGGCAGGGGTGGTGGGACCCTGGAGAGGTGGTCTTTGGCAGGTCGGGGACTTGGGCCAGGAAGACACGCAGTGCAGCGGAGCCGGAGGCTGACTGCTGCTGGGAGGCCTCCGGAGGGTGCGGCACAGACCTCTTCCCTCTGGTGTCCCTCTGGTGGGCGAGGAGGCCAGGGctgcccctgcctggctctgagcACCAGGTACCTTGTCCCCTTCTGCGCAGGTAGTACCCAGAGCCCAGCTGGGCCCCATGAGGTGGACCCCTGGGGACGCAGGCCGTGCAGAGGGCAGGGCGGGGCATGGCTGGGCACAGTTCCTGGTCTGCTGGTGGTTTTGCTGCCCTGAAGtcccccttccccagggtcagCAGTGATGGACGTGTTATGCAGTGCCGTCAGCCTTGGGTAGGCCCTGCCCGGAGGCTCTGTCACTTCATTCAGAAGACcccaggaaggggaaaaataaacacCCGTTCTTTTTGTTCGAGGAGACCATGAGGCCTGTCCTAACCAGGCATGGGGGTCacagagccacctggagcctcaggGCAGATACCAGGCCCAGTAGAGTGAGGGGTGGCGGGCTGAGCCGCCTCTGTCCGCAGCAGCAAGGGACTGGGGAAATCCTCAGCATCTTTGGGGCCTAGCCAGTGTCCTTGCTTTGCTGGGACCCTGAGGAGTGCACTGCGGTGGAAGGTCCGCGCAGGTCAAAGCACTCGGGGAGGCCCCGCGAGGAGGCTGGCCTCTCCCGGTTCCTCCAgctgcttctcttctttctcctttttcactGTGGTAGAAGCTCACCACTATGGCCGGCTTTAAGTGCACTGTCAGCAGCTGAGCACACACCCGGGGTGGTGCGGCCACCACCACTGTCCTCTCCAGGGGACACCACCTTCCAGACGGAAGCCTGTCCCCACACCTgactctcctccctgctcccagctGCCGGCCTCCCCGCTCTGCCCTGCTGAAGGGGTGGTTCTGGGCAGCTCTGGAGGAAGCCTCTGCATGCCTGGCCTCTGCAGTCCCGTCCCTGCGTGCCTGGCCTCCGCTGGTCCCGTCCCTGtgtgcctggcttgtttcacttagcacaagAATTTCAGAGTCCGTGGTGCGGCACGCGTCCGGATccctttttttcatctttttctcggTCATGATACAGGATTTACTGGCGGAGTGACTAAGGGCACATGGCAGTCCTCAGGAGTGCAGGCTCCCCAATTGTCCGGGAGACCACAACTGTGGACGAGCTGCTACTCAGTCACCACATCTTAAAACCTGTCTGCACTAAACTTGGTCACGTCCTCCTCCTTTGAAATGTGGACCTTCTGGTGGCCGGGGAATTGAACTTGGCCCTGCATGGACCTCGGCCATGTGCTCCTTGTTCTGCAACTTGATGCGGAGGGACAGGATGACttggccaccatgcccagggcTTCCCGAGGGCATCCACACCCCTGTCTGGAGCCCCTTGGCCCCTGAGCGGGGCCGCGCCTTGCTGATTTGGAGACTCGAGCCGGGTGGTCCTGCGATGCGGAGGTCGTCTTGGCCTCAGCTTTTTACCACATACTGGTTGGCACAGACGTGGGCGcctccagggcctgggaggagAGCTGCCCCTGGTCAGCCAGTGCCGTAGCTCCAGAGCGGGAGCTCACCCACGGTTCCTTCTTCCACCCCGCGGCAAAGGTGCAGCTCCGGCACCGGGGAGACCTGGGCAGAGCGAGACCTTGGTTTGTTTTTACCATGCCAAGGGCACTGGGTGGGCAGGAGCCCTGTGGGCACCTGAGGGAAAAGAGCTCATTTCTTCTCAGGGCTGCAGAACTTTCCTGTGTGTGGACGGATCACATTTCGTTTGTCTGCCCCTCTGCTGATGGACGCCTGGGTGCCGCGTTTCCTCCTGTCCCTGCCTGCAGTGCTTCTGGAGAATGGCCAGAAGCAGAGGTGCTGGACCCCATGGAGGGGCCGCTGCTGCGTGGGCCCGTGTCTCCACGTTGCCGCCTTCCGATCGTAGCCTCCTGTGGGTGTGGGAGGGCCTCATGGTGGTTTGGTCTGGTGTCCTTGAGACTCGGGATGCTGAGCGCCTTCCCAGGTGCTTCCTGGCCATGCCCGTGTCTGCTCTGAGAAGCGTCTCTCAGTTCTTGTCTGTTTTTGAATCACATTGCTCGACTTCTGTTGTTGAACTTCAGGAAGTCTCTGTACACTCCCCACTGATTCCCTGTCAGATAAACAACTGCAACATGttctccagtctctctctctttttgggggtactgcagattgaaccgagcctgctctaccactggaccacatccccagtcctttttattttttattttgagacagggactcactaagttgcttaggtcctcactaaattgctgagactgatcttgaacttgtgagcctcctgcctcagcctcccaagccactgcacctggcttttccATTCTTTGGATCGACTTTTTTCCTCTGTTGATGgtttcttttctgcattttttttttttttttttaattttcatgaactcaaatttgtgtttttgggcttgggttgtggctcagtggtagagtgcttgcctggcactgggttcgctcctcagcacctcataaaaataaataaaataaaggtattgtatccatctacaactaaaaaatatatatgtatatattaaaaaaacaacaagtttatgtttttttttgttgacTGTTGTGGGcatcatatccaagaaatcagtGCCAATCCAATGTCATGAAGATTTTGTCCTGTTTCCCTCTAATAGTTTTATGGCTTTAGCTCTTATGTTCAGGTCTTGATCCTGTTGGAGTTAATTTTGCACATGATCTGAGGGAAGGCTCTAGCTGCACTTGGTTGCATTTGGATATCTGGTTTTCTAGTACCATTTGTTGCAAGTTTGCCCTTTCCCTAGTGAATGGTCTTGACACCTCTGTCAAACACCACTTGACAGCCACACATGGTGGCATATGACTGTagtcacagcaacttgggaggctgaggcaggaggattgcttgagaccagcctcagcaacttggcaagtcCCCGTCtgaaagtaaaacataaaaataagggctggggatgtggcttcatggttaagcaatccccagtaccaaaaacccccaaaaccaaaaacaaaaacccagtttttttttttttttttttttgacagtacaatttctctttttattctatcCCAGTTTCCATGTGTCTTTCTGTAAGTACCACACTGTCTCAATTACTGCAACtgtgtagtaagttttgaaatcacctttttcttcttatttaagaTTGTCCTGGCTATTCCAGGTGTTTGAGATCCCATGTGAATTTTACAATGGGATTGTCAGTGGAATTTGGAGAGGAATGCACTGACTCTGTGGATCACTTTggtagtctttctttttctttttctttttttttttttttgcagtgctggggattgaacccagggcattgtgtttgcaaggcaagcactctaccagctgagctagaTACCAGCCCTCACTTTGGTAGtcttgatatcttttttttttttttttaaattatagatggacacagtgtctttattttatttatttatgtggtgctgaggatcaaacccagtgccccacgcattcgaggcaagtgctgtaccactgagccacaaccccagccctggtcctGACATCTTAATGTGAACCTGGAatgcatttccatttatttatgtcttctttctttcagcaatgtttgGCTGTTTTCATTATACACATCTTTTACCTCCTTACTtaattcccaggtattttgttctttttgatattataaatggaattatttttaagatttgtttttgcTATTAAGAGAttgtttttgcaattttttttcaatttgtttattaTTAGTATATAGAAACACAAGGGTGTGTGACTTTATTTCCTGCtgctttgctaaattcatttgttAGCTCTAACAGTTTGGGGGATCTTTCAGGTTTTCAAAATATAAGATCATATTATCTATTAGCAGAGATAgttttgacttcttcttttccaacttgaatagttttttcttttcttgcctaattgctttggctagaacTGCTAGTACTATGTTGACTGTAAATACAAAAGCAGgcaccctgccttgttcctgattGTAGAGGAGGTCTACCCTCCTTTGGAGCATGGTGTTTGCTGTGGGTTTTGCATAGAAGGGGTGTGTTGACGTATTTTCGTTCTACTCCATCTGTTGAGTGCTTTTGTCGTGAAAGGGTGTTGAAtctcatcaaatattttttctgcatcagttgTCCTTCAACCTGTTAAAGCTGTGTGTGGCAGGGATGGATTCTCGAATGCTGAACTCTCATTGCATTCGAGGAAAACAATCCCACCTGTCATGGTGGACGACCTTTGGAAGGTGCTGCTGAGTTCAGGTGGTCAGCGTTTTGTTGAGGACCTTTGCATCAGCGTTCGCGAGAGATGTTggcctgtggttttcttttcctggggCCTTCTTTCTGGCTTTGATATCAGGATAATGCTGGCCAAGAAGGAGTCAGGAAGTATTCCCTCCTCTtttgttttctggaggagtttgcGAAGGGTTGATGTTAGCTCTTTAAAAATTTGGTAGAGCTCAGCTGTGAGCACACTAGGTCCAGGTTTTTCTTTGTCAGAGTTCTGATCCCCGATTCAGCCTCCTTATTGATTACCGGTCTAtgacaattttctatttctttgtgattCAGATTTGGTAGTTTTGTGTTTCCAGGAATTTGTCTGATTCTCAGTGTTTTCCTGTACAGTGCAAGATGTGGTCCAGGAGGAAGCAACTGCCCTGGCCTTCCAGCTGTAAACTTGGGCAAACCAATCCACTGCTCCTGTGCCCACGTTCCTCCTGCTCATGGAAGCTGGAGGGTGTGCGTGGTGTCCATGAGTTTGGCCTGCGGGGTCTGGCATGGTCTCCCAGTGGGAGCAGGGCGGCCAGGGTTTCAGAAAAGCcagcaggtggggctggggagatagctcagttggtagagtgcttgccttgtaagcacaaggccctgggttcgatccccagcacccaaaaaaaaaaaaaaaaaaaaaaaaaaaaaaagaaaagccagcaGGAGAGCCTGGACACCCTGAGCATTCTCCAGTGATTGGCCAAGGCTGAGCAGCTGTCTTTGTCCTGACTCTCCAGGGGCTAGGATGCCCCTAAAGTAAAGGCCAGGGGCAGAGAAGGAGTCCCTGTCAGGCCAAGATGGCTCCTGTGAGCTCCTCTCCCCCAGGTAGTGCCCTCGCGGGGCT
Proteins encoded in this region:
- the Pvalef gene encoding parvalbumin-like EF-hand-containing protein isoform X1, which gives rise to MDEDFSSQMKKVALAMGTSLSDKDIELLPSDMRHHGSFNYLRFFEYMRQFQASGQLESAIRKAFQTLDKDKSGFIEWNEIKYVLSTIPSGMPTAPLTDEEAEAMIQAADMDGDGRIDYEEFSELIKKEKIPRKK
- the Pvalef gene encoding parvalbumin-like EF-hand-containing protein isoform X2 gives rise to the protein MVLSDKPVAGGHAGSFNYLRFFEYMRQFQASGQLESAIRKAFQTLDKDKSGFIEWNEIKYVLSTIPSGMPTAPLTDEEAEAMIQAADMDGDGRIDYEEFSELIKKEKIPRKK